A window of the Cicer arietinum cultivar CDC Frontier isolate Library 1 chromosome 6, Cicar.CDCFrontier_v2.0, whole genome shotgun sequence genome harbors these coding sequences:
- the LOC140920731 gene encoding uncharacterized protein, with protein sequence MQEIRDFPTLVNKSRIYDEDSRAEKAHYRNTGTMKDKRPMHHNRGKPYSFPPSKSGSHPNYQQYSFSAGKGASSGNGKGNGNNYNYGSGRGNPNGRGVSNENSNMSQVSHNNHGYNGDPATHIRCHKCGKQGHMAYECRDVGVTCFNCQQQGHISTTCPYPRKTPQPGNQSSQASRPKSNGRVFALSGAGASGKDNLIQGTCLISDTPLFVLSDCGATHSFVSLDCVRRLGLPVSRLRYDLIVNTPTSDSADTSSVCLDISIHIRGRDFRFDLVCLPLRLVDVILGMD encoded by the coding sequence ATGCAAGAGATTCGTGACTTTCCTACTTTAGTGAATAAGAGTAGGATTTATGATGAGGATAGTCGTGCTGAAAAGGCACATTACCGAAACACTGGCACCATGAAGGACAAAAGGCCTATGCATCATAATAGAGGAAAACCTTACTCTTTTCCTCCTAGTAAATCTGGAAGTCATCCGAATTATCAACAATACAGTTTTTCAGCTGGAAAAGGAGCTAGTAGTGGTAATGGAAAAGGAAATGGAAACAATTATAATTATGGGAGTGGTAGAGGAAACCCCAATGGACGAGGAGTTAGTAATGAAAATAGTAACATGAGTCAAGTCTCGCACAACAACCATGGTTATAATGGTGATCCAGCTACTCATATCCGATGTCACAAGTGTGGTAAGCAGGGTCACATGGCATATGAATGTAGAGATGTTGGAGTTACTTGTtttaattgtcaacaacaagGCCACATTAGCACCACATGCCCCTACCCAAGGAAGACTCCACAGCCTGGAAACCAAAGTTCCCAAGCCAGCCGACCTAAATCCAATGGAAGAGTCTTTGCCCTCAGTGGTGCAGGAGCGTCTGGGAAAGACAACTTGATCCAAGGTACGTGTCTCATAAGTGATACTCCTTTATTTGTACTATCTGATTGTGGTGCCACTCATTCCTTTGTGTCTCTTGACTGTGTTAGACGTTTAGGACTACCTGTATCTCGTTTACGGTATGATTTGATTGTGAATACCCCAACTAGTGATTCTGCTGATACCTCTAGTGTTTGTCTTGACATTTCTATCCATATCCGTGGAAGGGACTTCCGATTTGACTTAGTGTGTTTACCTTTGCGTCTGGTTGATGtgattcttggtatggattAG